The Acidobacteriota bacterium genome window below encodes:
- a CDS encoding transpeptidase family protein — protein sequence MAVPAFDHKRIRFFVLLVLVWQAAVLSKVFYLKVFKSDYYLQRARGQKEDIIDVSAPRGRILDRTLQPLAVSVPYDSLYAYTPNVTDKARTATELARALGMGRDEVLSKLGPNPKFRYIKRFITPEERDRVIALKLDGLGFIRESKRTYPNRTLAAHVIGAVSFASGREVGLEGVERHYDRDLNGAAGRMFIMRDGMSNILTTSMIKPAVPGRDLVLTIDSEIQHIVQRELESAMKTNGAKAGMVVVLDPWDGRVLAMAAAPSFDPNSLKDADLARLRNMTIESYFEPGSTFKIVATSGAIQEDIARPDEVIHCGNGSITINGHTIRDHHAFGALSFPEILANSSDVGAIRLGMRLGNDRMYGYIRKFGFGEKTGIDLPSEIPGFVANPRRWSGISIGAISMGQEVGVTALQVTRAMGVIANGGYKVQPRIVDRVLDADGRLVQSAEGVRTAVLSGPNAAIIREALCSVVEKGTGKRAAIPGFRVAGKTGTAQKFDFERHCYSPTEFVASFVGFTPAEKPAFVMGVVFDAPRPYHGGEAAAPVFSAIGRQILLHMRIHPNQPIASPSAPPKKESRKEPPTDLVDFKPPAAPPVPDGANPSPARTVYFTEDTVTVPDFRGKSVRGALQECVRNRLVLRPEGSGQAVGQKPAPGARVMAGTPCEVRFAVCPGTGSPAPPPAAAPAGKAARDGKGKPAKPAPKKPGAVLARR from the coding sequence CCAGCCCCTGGCCGTGAGCGTCCCCTACGACTCGCTCTACGCGTACACCCCCAACGTGACCGACAAGGCCCGCACCGCCACGGAGCTGGCCCGGGCCCTCGGCATGGGCCGGGACGAGGTCCTGTCCAAGTTGGGGCCGAACCCGAAGTTCCGGTACATCAAGCGGTTCATCACGCCCGAGGAGCGGGACCGCGTGATCGCGCTGAAACTGGACGGGCTGGGTTTCATTCGGGAATCGAAGCGCACCTACCCCAACCGGACCCTGGCGGCCCACGTCATCGGGGCCGTCTCCTTCGCCAGCGGCCGGGAGGTGGGCCTGGAAGGGGTCGAGCGCCACTACGACCGGGACCTCAACGGTGCGGCGGGGCGGATGTTCATCATGCGGGACGGGATGAGCAACATCCTGACCACCAGCATGATCAAGCCCGCGGTCCCGGGCCGTGACCTCGTGCTCACCATCGACAGCGAGATCCAGCACATCGTCCAGCGGGAACTGGAGAGCGCCATGAAGACCAACGGGGCGAAGGCGGGGATGGTGGTGGTCCTGGACCCCTGGGACGGCCGGGTCCTCGCCATGGCCGCGGCGCCCTCCTTCGACCCCAACAGCCTCAAGGACGCCGACCTGGCGCGGCTTCGCAACATGACCATCGAGAGCTATTTCGAGCCCGGGTCCACCTTCAAGATCGTGGCGACCTCGGGGGCGATCCAGGAGGACATCGCCCGGCCCGACGAGGTGATCCACTGCGGGAACGGGTCCATCACGATCAACGGCCACACGATCCGCGACCACCACGCCTTCGGCGCCCTTTCCTTCCCCGAGATCCTGGCCAACTCCTCGGACGTGGGGGCCATCCGGCTGGGGATGCGCCTGGGGAACGATCGGATGTACGGTTACATCCGGAAGTTCGGCTTCGGGGAGAAAACCGGGATCGACCTTCCCTCGGAAATCCCGGGCTTCGTGGCGAACCCGAGGCGCTGGAGCGGGATCTCCATCGGGGCCATCTCCATGGGGCAGGAAGTGGGGGTGACGGCTTTGCAGGTGACCCGGGCCATGGGCGTGATCGCCAACGGCGGGTACAAGGTGCAGCCGCGCATCGTGGACCGGGTCCTCGACGCGGACGGCCGGCTGGTCCAGTCCGCGGAAGGGGTCCGGACCGCCGTCCTTTCGGGGCCCAACGCCGCCATCATCCGGGAGGCCCTCTGCTCGGTGGTGGAGAAGGGCACGGGCAAGCGGGCCGCAATCCCCGGTTTCCGCGTGGCCGGGAAGACGGGGACCGCCCAGAAGTTCGACTTCGAGCGGCACTGTTACTCCCCCACGGAGTTCGTGGCCTCGTTCGTGGGCTTCACCCCGGCGGAGAAGCCCGCCTTCGTGATGGGGGTGGTCTTCGACGCCCCCCGGCCCTACCACGGCGGCGAGGCGGCGGCCCCCGTCTTCTCCGCCATCGGGCGCCAGATCCTGCTCCACATGCGCATCCACCCGAACCAGCCCATCGCCTCCCCGTCGGCGCCGCCGAAGAAGGAATCGCGGAAGGAACCCCCGACGGACCTGGTGGATTTCAAGCCCCCCGCCGCCCCGCCGGTGCCCGACGGGGCCAACCCGTCTCCCGCGCGGACCGTTTACTTCACCGAGGACACCGTGACGGTGCCCGACTTCCGCGGAAAAAGCGTCCGGGGGGCGCTGCAGGAATGTGTCCGCAATCGCCTGGTCCTGCGGCCGGAAGGGTCCGGCCAGGCGGTCGGGCAGAAACCCGCGCCCGGGGCCCGGGTGATGGCGGGGACCCCGTGCGAGGTGCGGTTTGCCGTGTGCCCCGGGACCGGGTCGCCGGCCCCGCCCCCCGCGGCGGCGCCCGCGGGGAAGGCCGCCCGGGACGGGAAGGGGAAGCCGGCGAAACCGGCGCCGAAGAAGCCGGGGGCCGTCCTGGCGCGGCGCTGA
- a CDS encoding UDP-N-acetylmuramoyl-L-alanyl-D-glutamate--2,6-diaminopimelate ligase produces MDRPMETTMRSLSADTLAGAITGARVEGDGRALLSGITHDSRRVTPGCLFVAVKGARFDGNGFVARAVENGAAAVMSESAPPGDTPSPRAWIRVDDVRRAMTLAAFELSGRPDTRVPFLGVTGTNGKTTITYLLERIFRHAGMSPGVLGTVSYRYRGEEAPAARTTPESPDIAAFAARVAGTGGGPFIMEVSSHAVSLARVYGVRFHTALFTNLTQDHLDWYGTMEAYADAKRAWFDGRNGPVPARGVFNLDDAFARDLHAAFTGERIGTSVAGPADFRVSSYDFTPGGMCLTLAWAGRSAQLRTRLTGRGNLHNVLQSFAAAVAFGVDPAAALEALAGMDAVPGRLDEVVKGYPFRVFVDYAHSEDALRNACAILREITPGRLIAVFGCGGDKDRGKRPRMGRAVAEAAHVVIVTSDNPRSEDPEAIIDEIVPGILQVRTDYLREADRRRAIERAVADARPGDTILLAGKGHEREQIIGGRAIPFHDGEVAAEAVRRAWGVPS; encoded by the coding sequence ATGGACCGACCGATGGAAACGACGATGCGAAGCTTGAGCGCGGACACCCTCGCCGGCGCGATCACCGGCGCGCGGGTGGAAGGGGACGGCCGGGCTCTCCTGAGCGGCATCACCCACGACTCCCGCCGGGTGACCCCGGGCTGCCTCTTCGTGGCGGTCAAGGGGGCCCGTTTCGACGGGAACGGTTTCGTCGCCCGGGCCGTGGAGAACGGGGCCGCGGCCGTGATGTCGGAATCGGCGCCTCCCGGGGACACCCCGTCACCCCGCGCCTGGATCCGGGTGGACGACGTCCGCCGCGCCATGACCCTCGCGGCCTTCGAGCTGTCCGGCCGCCCCGATACCCGGGTCCCCTTCCTCGGCGTGACGGGGACCAACGGTAAAACCACCATCACCTACCTGCTGGAGCGGATCTTCCGGCATGCCGGGATGTCCCCCGGCGTCCTGGGGACCGTCAGCTACCGCTACCGCGGCGAGGAGGCCCCGGCCGCCCGCACGACCCCCGAGTCGCCGGACATTGCGGCGTTCGCCGCCCGCGTCGCCGGGACCGGCGGGGGACCGTTCATCATGGAAGTCTCCTCCCACGCCGTCTCCCTGGCACGGGTCTACGGGGTGCGCTTCCACACCGCCCTCTTCACCAACCTGACCCAGGACCACCTGGACTGGTACGGCACCATGGAAGCCTACGCCGACGCCAAGCGCGCCTGGTTCGACGGGCGCAACGGGCCGGTCCCGGCCCGGGGCGTCTTCAACCTGGACGACGCGTTCGCCCGGGACCTGCACGCCGCCTTCACGGGCGAGCGGATCGGGACCTCCGTTGCGGGCCCCGCGGATTTCCGGGTGAGCAGCTACGACTTCACCCCGGGGGGGATGTGCCTGACCCTGGCGTGGGCCGGGCGGAGCGCACAACTCCGGACGCGCCTGACGGGGCGCGGCAACCTCCACAACGTGCTCCAGAGCTTCGCCGCGGCCGTCGCCTTCGGGGTCGACCCCGCCGCGGCCCTCGAGGCCCTGGCCGGCATGGACGCGGTCCCGGGCCGGCTGGACGAGGTGGTGAAGGGCTACCCTTTCCGCGTCTTCGTGGATTACGCTCACTCGGAGGACGCTCTGCGAAACGCGTGCGCCATCCTCCGCGAGATCACCCCGGGCCGCCTGATCGCGGTGTTCGGCTGCGGCGGCGACAAGGACCGGGGCAAGCGCCCGCGGATGGGCCGCGCGGTGGCCGAGGCGGCCCACGTGGTGATCGTGACGTCCGACAACCCGCGGTCGGAGGACCCGGAAGCCATCATCGACGAGATCGTTCCCGGCATCCTGCAGGTGCGCACCGACTACCTGCGGGAAGCCGACCGCCGGCGGGCCATCGAGCGGGCCGTCGCCGACGCCCGCCCCGGCGACACGATCCTCCTGGCGGGGAAGGGTCACGAGCGCGAACAGATCATCGGGGGCCGGGCCATCCCCTTCCACGACGGGGAGGTGGCGGCCGAGGCCGTCCGAAGGGCGTGGGGGGTGCCGTCATGA